The following proteins are co-located in the Vigna angularis cultivar LongXiaoDou No.4 chromosome 2, ASM1680809v1, whole genome shotgun sequence genome:
- the LOC108320053 gene encoding L-type lectin-domain containing receptor kinase VIII.2-like, whose amino-acid sequence MLNDACENDYKAVAVEFDTRQNPEFGDPNDNHVGINLGTIVSSKVINVSDVGVSLKDGFVHRAWITYDGPQRRMDIRLRRANEEDYPSTPIFSESVDLSPYLNEYMFVGFSASTGNHTQIHNILSWNFTSVSQAFLRFPSFETCQGKILLELKSHQTLLFVLGLSDFGQSKPRGDMAKSLKLSE is encoded by the exons ATGCTCAATGATGCTTGTGAAAATGACTACAAGGCAGTGGCCGTGGAGTTTGACACAAGACAGAACCCAGAGTTTGGAGATCCTAATGACAACCATGTTGGCATCAACTTAGGTACCATAGTATCTTCCAAAGTTATCAATGTTTCTGACGTTGGTGTTTCCCTTAAGGATGGTTTTGTTCACCGCGCTTGGATCACCTATGATGGTCCTCAGAGGAGAATGGACATTCGTCTTCGAAGAGCCAATGAAGAGGATTATCCTTCCACTCCTATCTTCTCAGAATCTGTGGATCTCTCTCCTTATTTAAACGAGTACATGTTTGTGGGGTTCTCAGCTTCCACTGGTAACCATACACAAATCCACAACATACTCTCTTGGAACTTCACTTCTGTAAGCCAAGCTTTTCTACGCTTCCCTTCATTTGAAACCTGCCAGGGTAAGATCTTACTGGAGTTGAAATCACACCAGACCCTGTTGTTCGTGCTAGGCCT GTCCGATTTTGGCCAATCCAAACCTAGAGGTGACATGGCCAAGAGCCTCAAACTCAGCGAGTGA
- the LOC108320060 gene encoding RINT1-like protein MAG2, with protein MESLQTLPPPSHLSPSALSFLDHRFHTQCALADAPNFVSELQTQCAELDRALDELTRRLGEGLAAYASFSGEIHGLFGHVTDRLAALSSTVVPDGGRGKADGKGFKEELAALAKEVARLETVRVYAETALKLDTLVGDIEDAVSFTMSKSMRKHSSSQNSQEMHMLAIKTLKTTEGILASITKAHPQWKQLVSAVDHRVDRALAILRPQAIAEHRALLTSLGWPPPLSAFTSSNSDARTVNQVSNPLLSMQADLKLRYSENFFALCNLQELQRKRKVRQLEGHDREVALRQPLWVIEELVNPLSLASQRHFSKWIDKPEFIFTLVYKITRDFVDSMDELLQPLVDEAMLLGYSCREEWISAMVTSLTTYMAKEIFPSYISQLDEESATGTQSSARISWLHLIDLMIAFDKRIKSLVENSGVLLSFDDDDIMQKISSLAIFCDRPDWLDLWAEIELDDALHKLKLDIQNENYWVKKVEGAVLSSYTDDYKSPLISNSFLRHLASVIDRCRSLPRVSLRSKFLRLVGLPIIRNFFDSILIRCQEAEGLTALTDDDAVLKVTISVNAAHYFESVIKEWSEDVFFLEMGMGEDDEAGMESSANIYEGLPESSRRVIFDDEIKKLEEFRTEWVEKISLVILRGFDALSRDYMKNKKQWQKGEEGWTVSKALVEALNYLQSKTSVVEVGLNARDFVGVWRSLAAGIDRLLFNGILMSNVKFHRSGVDRFGNDLDVLFGVFGSWCLRPEGFFPKTSEGQKLLKLGKNEVEECKAGGKKWLKENGLRHLSETEAEKILKNRVFTS; from the exons ATGGAGTCGCTCCAAACGCTACCTCCACCATCTCATCTCTCACCCTCCGCACTCTCCTTCCTCGACCACAGATTCCATACCCAATGCGCCCTCGCCGATGCTCCCAACTTCGTCTCCGAGCTCCAGACTCAGTGCGCCGAGTTGGATCGCGCGCTCGACGAGTTGACTCGGAGACTCGGAGAGGGTCTCGCCGCTTACGCCTCCTTCTCCGGCGAAATCCACGGCCTATTCGGCCACGTCACCGATAGGTTGGCTGCCCTCTCCTCCACTGTCGTGCCAG ATGGAGGAAGAGGCAAAGCGGATGGTAAGGGTTTCAAAGAGGAACTTGCGGCTTTGGCGAAGGAAGTGGCTAGGTTGGAGACGGTTCGTGTTTATGcag AGACAGCGCTTAAACTCGATACTTTAGTGGGCGATATTGAGGATGCTGTATCATTTACTATGAGCAAAAGCATGAGGAAACATTCTTCTAGTCAAAATTCACAA GAAATGCATATGCTTGCTATTAAAACACTGAAAACAACAGAAGGCATATTAGCTTCAATTACAAAAGCACATCCTCAGTGGAAGCAACTTGTGTCAGCTGTTGATCACAGGGTGGACCGAGCTCTTGCTATTTTGAGGCCCCAGGCAATTGCTGAGCATCGAGCACTTCTTACTTCGCTTGGATGGCCCCCACCTCTTTCGGCCTTTACCTCCTCTAATTCAGATGCAAGGACTGTGAATCAAGTCTCAAATCCTCTGCTGAGTATGCAAGCGGATCTTAAACTCAGGTACTCAGAAAATTTTTTTGCTTTGTGCAATCTACAAGAGTTGCAAAGGAAAAGGAAAGTTAGACAACTTGAGGGCCATGACAGGGAAGTTGCCCTGCGACAACCACTTTGGGTAATAGAAGAGCTTGTGAATCCATTATCGTTAGCTTCCCAACGGCATTTCTCCAAATGGATTGATAAACCGgaatttatttttacacttGTATATAAAATCACAAGGGATTTTGTTGACTCTATGGATGAATTGTTGCAGCCATTGGTGGATGAAGCAATGTTACTTGGTTATAGTTGTAGAGAAGAATGGATCTCAGCAATGGTAACTTCATTAACCACATACATGGCAAAAGAAATTTTCCCTAGTTACATTAGTCAACTAGACGAAGAGAGTGCTACCGGCACTCAGTCATCTGCTAGAATATCATGGCTACATCTCATTGACTTGATGATAGCTTTTGACAAAAGAATTAAGTCTTTAGTAGAGAATTCTGGGGTCTTGCTATCCTTTGACGATGATGATATTATGCAAAAAATTTCATCTCTAGCCATATTTTGTGATCGTCCAGACTGGCTTGATCTATGGGCTGAAATAGAGCTAGATGATGCCCTACATAAGTTGAAACTAGACATCCAAAATGAGAATTATTGGGTAAAGAAGGTTGAGGGTGCTGTTCTTTCATCCTATACTGATGATTACAAGTCTCCTCTGATTTCTAATTCCTTTCTTCGCCATCTAGCATCTGTAATTGATCGCTGTCGATCATTGCCTAGAGTAAGTCTGAGGTCGAAATTTCTCAGGTTAGTAGGTCTTCCtattataagaaatttttttgatTCCATACTTATCCGCTGCCAAGAAGCTGAAGGTTTGACAGCGTTAACTGATGACGATGCTGTATTAAAGGTTACAATTTCTGTCAATGCTGCTCACTACTTCGAATCTGTTATAAAGGAATGGTCTGAAGATGTCTTCTTCCTTGAGATGGGGATGGGTGAGGATGATGAGGCAGGAATGGAAAGTAGTGCTAATATTTATGAAGGGTTGCCAGAAAGTTCCAGAAGGGTTATTTTTGATGACGAGATAAAAAAGTTGGAAGAGTTCAGAACAGAGTGGGTTGAAAAGATATCCCTAGTTATTTTGAGGGGTTTTGACGCTCTCTCTAGGGACTATATGAAGAACAAGAAGCAATGGCAGAAGGGTGAAGAAGGATGGACTGTGTCGAAGGCTCTAGTAGAAGCCCTGAATTATCTGCAAAGTAAAACATCGGTAGTAGAAGTGGGTTTGAACGCTAGGGATTTCGTTGGGGTTTGGAGAAGTTTGGCGGCAGGAATTGATCGGTTACTTTTTAATGGTATTCTTATGAGCAATGTAAAATTTCACAGAAGTGGTGTTGACAGATTTGGTAATGACTTGGACGTTTTATTTGGGGTATTTGGATCATGGTGTTTGAGACCTGAAGGATTTTTTCCAAAAACAAGTGAAGGTCAGAAGTTGTTGAAGTTGGGTAAAAATGAAGTGGAAGAATGTAAGGCAGGGGGGAAGAAGTGGTTGAAGGAGAATGGGTTGAGACATTTGAGTGAAACTGAAGCGGAAAAGATTTTGAAGAATAGGGTGTTCACGAGTTGA
- the LOC108320047 gene encoding putative kinase-like protein TMKL1: protein MAFLKPFSLYISMSLLFFLFFCFCKASTTTTKSLSPSPSTSSDVELLLGKIKASLQGNSDNLVLSSWNSSIPLCQWRGLKWVFSSGTPLSCTDLSSPQSTNLTLHKDPSLHLLSLQLPSANLSGSLPRELGGFPMLQSLYLNINSLQGAIPLELGYSSSLSDIDLSDNMLSGVLPPSIWNLCDRLVSIRLHGNSLSGSVSEPALPNSSCKNLQLLDLGGNKFSGSFPEFITKFGGLNQLDLGNNLFMGTIPQSLAGLKLEKLNLSHNNFSGVLPFFGESKFGVDAFEGNSPGLCGPPLASCARTSTLSSGAVAGIVISLMTGAVVLASLLIGYMQNKKRKGSGESEDELNEEEEDEENGGNAICGAGEGKLMLFPGGENLTLDDVLNATGQVLEKTCYGTAYKAKLADGGTIALRLLREGSCKDRASCLSVIKQLGKIRHENLIPLRAFYQGKRGEKLLIYDYLPLRTLHDLLHEPKAGKPVLNWARRHKIALGIARGLAYLHTGLEVPITHANVRSKNVLVDDFFAARLTDFGLDKLMIPSIADEMVAQAKTDGYKAPELQRMKKCSSRTDVYAFGILLLEILIGKKPGKNGRSGEYVDLPSMVKVAVLEETTMEVFDVELLKGIRSPMEDGLVQALKLAMGCCAPVASVRPSMDEVVRQLEENRPRNRSALYSPTETRSGSVTPF, encoded by the exons ATGGCGTTTCTCAAgcctttctctctctacattTCCATGTCCTTgttgttcttcctcttcttttgcTTCTGCAAAGCCAGTACTACCACCACAAAGTCATTGTCCCCTTCACCATCCACTTCCTCTGATGTTGAACTTCTCTTGGGAAAAATCAAAGCTTCACTGCAAGGTAACTCTGACAACCTTGTTTTGTCGTCATGGAACTCCTCTATCCCACTTTGTCAGTGGAGAGGTCTCAAGTGGGTGTTCTCCAGTGGCACTCCTCTTTCATGCACTGACTTGTCTTCTCCACAATCTACCAACCTTACACTCCACAAGGACCCTTCTCTTCACTTGCTTTCTCTTCAGCTCCCATCAGCAAATCTCTCTGGTTCCCTCCCCAGAGAGCTCGGGGGGTTCCCTATGCTTCAAAGTCTTTACCTTAACATAAATTCATTGCAGGGAGCCATCCCTCTTGAGCTTGGCTACAGCTCCTCCCTCTCTGACATTGATTTGAGTGACAATATGCTAAGTGGGGTTCTTCCTCCGTCCATTTGGAACTTGTGTGACAGGCTTGTTTCCATTAGGCTCCATGGTAATTCACTATCTGGGTCTGTTTCTGAGCCTGCATTGCCCAACTCATCCTGCAAGAATTTGCAGTTGCTTGATTTAGGAGGCAATAAGTTTTCCGGGAGTTTCCCTGAGTTCATAACAAAGTTTGGTGGGCTAAATCAGCTTGACTTGGGGAACAACTTGTTCATGGGTACAATTCCTCAAAGCCTTGCTGGGCTAAAGCttgaaaaattgaatctttCCCACAATAACTTCAGTGGGGTTTTGCCTTTCTTTGGAGAATCCAAGTTTGGTGTGGATGCTTTTGAGGGGAATAGCCCTGGTTTATGTGGACCACCTTTGGCAAGCTGTGCTAGGACCTCAACACTGAGTTCTGGTGCAGTTGCTGGCATTGTTATTAGTCTGATGACGGGAGCTGTGGTTTTAGCCTCTTTGCTGATTGGGTATATGCAGAACAAGAAGAGGAAGGGGAGTGGAGAGAGTGAAGATGAGTTGaatgaggaagaggaagatgaagagaatGGTGGTAATGCTAtatgtggagctggtgaagggAAGCTTATGTTGTTCCCTGGAGGTGAGAATTTGACATTGGATGATGTGTTAAATGCAACTGGGCAAGTGTTGGAGAAGACTTGTTATGGGACAGCTTATAAGGCTAAGCTTGCTGATGGAGGCACAATTGCTTTGAGATTGTTGCGAGAAGGTAGCTGCAAAGATAGGGCTTCATGTTTGTCAGTTATAAAGCAATTGGGAAAAATTCGCCATGAGAATTTGATTCCTTTGAGAGCTTTCTATCAGGGGAAGAGAGGGGAGAAGCTCCTTATCTATGACTATCTGCCTCTCAGAACCCTTCATGATCTTTTACATG AACCTAAAGCCGGAAAACCAGTACTGAACTGGGCCAGACGACACAAGATTGCATTAGGCATAGCGAGAGGTCTAGCCTATCTTCACACAGGACTAGAAGTTCCTATCACTCATGCAAATGTAAGGTCGAAGAATGTGCTTGTGGATGACTTCTTTGCAGCAAGGCTAACTGATTTTGGCCTGGACAAGCTGATGATTCCTTCCATAGCAGACGAAATGGTGGCGCAGGCCAAGACCGACGGCTACAAGGCTCCGGAGCTTCAAAGAATGAAGAAATGCAGCTCGAGGACGGATGTCTATGCTTTTGGCATACTACTGCTTGAAATCTTGATTGGGAAGAAGCCTGGGAAGAATGGAAGAAGTGGTGAGTATGTGGACTTGCCCTCAATGGTGAAGGTGGCAGTTTTGGAGGAGACAACAATGGAAGTGTTTGATGTGGAACTGTTGAAAGGGATAAGAAGTCCTATGGAAGATGGGTTGGTGCAGGCATTGAAGCTGGCAATGGGGTGCTGTGCACCTGTGGCATCTGTGAGGCCAAGCATGGATGAAGTTGTGAGGCAGTTGGAAGAGAATAGACCAAGGAACAGGTCTGCATTATACAGCCCTACAGAAACAAGAAGTGGCAGTGTTACACCATTTTGA